The genomic region CAAAGCGCGATTTTACCTGTGGGGGTTCGTGTCGTTCAACCGGGATCGTTGAAAAAAATTGGGCGAGAAGGAGTCTTTTTGAGATAATGAGACCTGAACAACCAAAATGCGCGTTGGCCGCCGTGCGGCAAAAGGCCGAACAGATGGGCGACAAAAAGAAAAAAACGAAGTGGGTGATTACTGTTTGCCGGGAATCCAAGTGCAAGGACAAGGGGGCCAAAAAGGTGGCGGAACGCCTCAAGGAACTGGTCGAGGAACAGGGGATCGAGGCGACGGTCAAGATAAAGAAGGCGGATTGCTTCGGCAAATGCAAAGAGGGCCCGATCGTCGAATGCGCCGCGATACCGCTTCGTTTCACGAACGTGTCGCCGGAGGACGCCGAGGTCATCATCGCCCGGTGCTTGGCGGGAAACGCCGAAAAGAAGTCCCGCGGCCCTTCCAAACGGGATTGATCGAAAACGCCGGGTCGAACGCATCTAATTGTGCTGGAAATCCAAATGCCTGTTCTAGCCGTATGTGCGCCACATCGTGCAATGCCCCATTCGGGAAAACGCGATGACGCATACGGCGAGGGCGGGAAATGCCCATTGCACTATGGACGGCGGCCTTGATTCGACGGGCGGCCCTGTGTTGAAATGGGCGTTCGACGGAGGATTCAATCATGGAAAAACACGCGGCGGTCCAATACATTTTGGACCAGTGCATCATTGCGGTGGTGCGGGCGGATTCGGGCGGCGACGATTTGGTGCGGGTGGTCGAGGCGATTGCGGCGGGGGGCGTCCATTGCATCGAAGTCACCATGACGACGCCGGGCGCGTTGAAGTGTATCGAGGCGGCGGCAACCAAACTGGCCGGCGCCGATGTGTTATTGGGGGTGGGCACGGTGCTCGATGCCGAAACCTGCCGGATGGCCATCCTGGCCGGCGCGGAATACGTCGTTTCCCCGACCCTGTCGGCGGAAACGATTCGGATGGCCCGGCGGTACGGTGTTCCGATGATTGCCGGCGCGTACACGCCGACCGAGATCCTCGCGGCGTGGGAACAGGGCGCCGATTTCGTGAAAGTGTTTCCGGCGAGCATCGGCGGCCCGGATTACATCAAGGCCGTCAAGGCGCCGCTGCCGCAGATTCCCTTGGTGCCGACGGGCGGTGTCGAACTCGAAAACATCGGCGCATTCCTCAAGGCAGGCGCGTCGGCCCTTGCGGTCGGCGGCAATCTGGTGACGAAAAAGATGCTGGCCAATCGTGATTTCGCGGGCATGACGGAAAACGCGAAAAAGTTCGCCGGGGCCGTGCTTGCGGCCCGCGGGTGACGCCCCGTGACCTTGCCCGTTTTTTTTGTTCCATAGTGTCGTTGGAGTATCGCGCATGCAGATTGAAACGGTCGAACAACGCTGCCTGACCTACCTTCAGCAGGTATCGAATCCCATCGTTCCGCTTTCACGCCTGCTCGCGTATCTGCGGCAATTTCCCGACTGTCGAGACGTGGATGAGGGCGATTTGACCGATTTTCTGGCCAAACACGAACTTTTTCGCGTGTTCAATCCATTGCCGGTGGACCCCCATCAGGCGCGCGCGCTGGGCATTTCGACGGATCGCCGCGTCATATTGACGACGCGGGTGCCGACGCGCGCCGAAGCCCGCGCATCCATGAACGAAATGCTCGATTCCCTGGGACGGGCGCTCGGAACGGCCCTTCGCGAGGCCAATGAACGAGACGATGACGAACTCCGCCGCAAGGCCGAACACCTGATGCGCCGCATCGAAAAAATCCGGGCGGATCTCGCGGTGCAATAGCAAAGCCCGCACGGCGCGCCGCCGTAGGTATAAACGCCATGACGAAAAACATCGCACGACGGCGTGTGTCTCTGCTACGATATTTTCATGAAACGGATACTGGCATTTTGCGGGCGTGACTGGCGGGATCCGAAAGCCGGCGATCCCGAACGGTATATGCACGAGGTGTTGCGGCGCATCGCCGCGCAGGGGCATTACATCGTGTGGGTTTGCCCCAGTTACCGGACCGGTCTGGGGTGGAGCCGCCGCCCGGCGTCGCTCGAGGTGCTGGACGGCATCCAGGTGGCGCGCTTGGGCGCGCGGTTTCTGTACCGGACGATGGCAGGCATGTTTCTGTCGCGATTGCGCGAGCGATCGCAAACTGCGGCGCCCTTCGACGCCATTCTGGATTGCGTGATCCGGCGTCCGCTCGATTTGACGGACAAGACGGACACGCCGATCATTCCCGTGGTATTCGGCCTGTCGCCGCGCCTGCGCGCGGACACCCAGCCGCCCGGTCCCGTCATTGCGGCGTCGCATGAGGCGCGCGAAGCCTTGCGGCGATCAGGGCTTCCGGAAAAATTCATTGTGACGGCGCCGTTTGGTTCGGAGGCGTGTATGGGCGACCTCAAGGACACCGCTGGTGTGTGGGCCGCGGATCCTTCCCGGCCGACCGCCGGAATGACCGGCGCCATTCGCCGCCTGTTTACGTACGGCCGTTTGCGAAAGAAA from Candidatus Hydrogenedentota bacterium harbors:
- a CDS encoding (2Fe-2S) ferredoxin domain-containing protein, whose translation is MRPEQPKCALAAVRQKAEQMGDKKKKTKWVITVCRESKCKDKGAKKVAERLKELVEEQGIEATVKIKKADCFGKCKEGPIVECAAIPLRFTNVSPEDAEVIIARCLAGNAEKKSRGPSKRD
- the eda gene encoding bifunctional 4-hydroxy-2-oxoglutarate aldolase/2-dehydro-3-deoxy-phosphogluconate aldolase, encoding MEKHAAVQYILDQCIIAVVRADSGGDDLVRVVEAIAAGGVHCIEVTMTTPGALKCIEAAATKLAGADVLLGVGTVLDAETCRMAILAGAEYVVSPTLSAETIRMARRYGVPMIAGAYTPTEILAAWEQGADFVKVFPASIGGPDYIKAVKAPLPQIPLVPTGGVELENIGAFLKAGASALAVGGNLVTKKMLANRDFAGMTENAKKFAGAVLAARG